The following proteins are encoded in a genomic region of Arachis ipaensis cultivar K30076 chromosome B02, Araip1.1, whole genome shotgun sequence:
- the LOC107626241 gene encoding receptor-like serine/threonine-protein kinase SD1-8 isoform X2, with translation MGRGRGRGVTTLLCFFLFCFSIFSPKPCISSDTLTKSQILRTNQTLLSPKGIFQLGFFSPTDDDSTSLYLAIWYNNILPRTVVWVANRDTPLQSSTGFLQIAETGTINIVNHSLKSIWSSNQTTQQPQNPVLKLLDSGNLVLRESNENDDPPKFLWQSFDYPTDTLLSGMKLGWNLDTNTEKHLTSWKFQDQDPSTGDYSFKMNFHGLPEIFLWNKDKITYRSGPWNGARFSGVPEMQPVTDSIKFTFHVDEHQVYYTFFIGNESLFSRLLVSSSGELQRLTWIESTQAWNKFWYAPKDQCDYYRECGAYGVCDANASPVCQCVKGFRPKNPQAWNLRDGSNGCVRKTELECESDGFLKMGNVKLPETTSVFVNRSMGIMECGEVCRRNCSCSGYANIEITGGGSGCVMWIGPLLDIRRYPSGGQDLYVRLAASDLESGDGSHNTAKVVGIIVGGAALILLALAICFLLWKKRKFPCMLERETVHRGSLERSQDLLMTEVVFSSNREQSSERKIDDLELPLFDFNTLTMATKNFSEENKLGQGGFGVVYKGRLMEGQEIAVKRLSKNSGQGVEEFKNEVKLIVKLQHRNLVRLLGCSIQMDEKMLVYEYLENRSLDGILFDKAKSSSLDWPRRFSIICGIARGLLYLHHDSRFKIIHRDLKASNILLDKEMNPKISDFGMARIFSTNQTEANTMRVVGTYGYMSPEYAMDGIFSVKSDVFSFGVLVLEIITGKKNRGFYYANAELNLLGHAWKQWNEGNALELIDSSIDNSYSSSEVLRCVQVGLLCVQERAEDRPTMSSVVLMLSSETASMPQPKNPGFCLGRNPMETDSSSSKQDETFTVNQVTVTMLNAR, from the exons atgggaagaggaagaggaagaggtgtCACTACTCTCCTCTGTTTCTTCCTTTTTTGCTTCTCCATTTTTTCCCCAAAACCTTGTATTTCTTCAGATACCTTAAcaaaatcccaaatcctaagaaCAAACCAAACCCTCTTGTCCCCAAAGGGAATCTTCCAACTAGGTTTCTTTTCCCCCACCGATGATGATTCCACCTCCTTGTACCTCGCCATATGGTACAACAACATTCTTCCTAGAACAGTGGTTTGGGTTGCAAACAGAGACACCCCACTTCAGAGTTCCACAGGGTTTCTCCAAATAGCTGAAACAGGAACCATCAACATAGTTAACCATTCCTTGAAATCCATATGGTCTTCAAATCAAACCACACAACAACCTCAAAACCCAGTTCTCAAGCTCTTAGATTCAGGGAACCTTGTTCTAAGAGAATCAAACGAGAACGACGACCCACCAAAGTTTCTATGGCAGAGCTTCGATTACCCTACGGATACTCTGTTATCGGGAATGAAATTGGGTTGGAACTTAGACACAAACACGGAGAAGCACCTAACTTCATGGAAGTTCCAAGACCAAGACCCTTCAACCGGAGATTACTCTTTCAAGATGAACTTCCATGGCCTCCCTGAGATTTTCCTCTGGAACAAGGACAAGATAACATATAGAAGTGGACCATGGAACGGTGCGAGATTCAGCGGCGTGCCAGAGATGCAACCCGTAACGGATTCAATCAAATTCACGTTCCACGTTGATGAGCACCAAGTGTACTACACATTCTTCATCGGGAACGAATCGTTGTTCTCGAGACTGTTGGTGAGTTCTTCCGGAGAACTTCAGAGGCTGACTTGGATAGAGAGCACGCAGGCATGGAACAAATTCTGGTACGCACCCAAGGACCAATGCGATTATTACAGAGAGTGTGGGGCGTACGGCGTGTGCGACGCAAATGCATCGCCGGTTTGCCAGTGTGTGAAGGGGTTCAGACCGAAGAACCCGCAGGCATGGAACCTTCGGGATGGGTCGAATGGGTGTGTGAGGAAGACGGAATTGGAGTGTGAGAGTGACGGGTTCTTGAAGATGGGGAATGTGAAGCTGCCAGAGACGACGTCAGTGTTTGTGAATCGGAGCATGGGGATCATGGAATGCGGAGAAGTGTGCCGTCGGAACTGTTCATGTAGTGGTTATGCGAATATAGAGATCACCGGTGGGGGCAGCGGATGTGTCATGTGGATTGGCCCCCTCTTAGATATCAGGCGCTATCCTTCCGGTGGTCAGGATCTCTATGTCAGGTTAGCAGCTTCTGATTTGG AATCTGGAGATGGTTCTCACAACACAGCTAAGGTTGTTGGCATTATAGTTGGCGGTGCAGCTCTTATACTTTTGGCACTGGCTATCTGTTTCTTGTTATGGAAGAAAAGGAAATTCCCATGCATGTTGGAGAGGGAGACAGTGCACAGAG GTTCTCTGGAAAGGAGTCAGGATTTGTTGATGACTGAAGTAGTCTTTTCAAGCAACAGAGAACAGTCTAGTGAAAGGAAAATTGATGACTTAGAGttgccattgtttgattttaataCCTTAACAATGGCTACAAAGAACTTCTCTGAAGAGAATAAACTTGGACAAGGAGGATTTGGTGTTGTTTACAAA GGCAGGTTGATGGAAGGCCAGGAAATCGCTGTGAAGAGGCTATCAAAAAATTCTGGTCAAGGAGTTGAAGAGTTTAAGAATGAGGTCAAACTGATTGTCAAACTTCAACACCGGAATCTTGTTCGGCTGCTTGGTTGCAGCATTCAAATGGATGAAAAGATGCTTGTGTATGAGTACTTGGAAAATAGAAGCCTTGATGGGATTTTATTTG ACAAGGCAAAAAGCTCCTCATTGGATTGGCCAAGGCGCTTCAGCATTATTTGTGGTATTGCTAGAGGACTTCTTTATTTGCACCATGATTCCAGATTTAAGATTATCCATAGAGATCTCAAGGCAAGCAACATTCTACTTGACAAAGAAATGAATCCAAAAATATCAGATTTTGGGATGGCTAGAATTTTTAGCACAAATCAAACAGAAGCTAATACAATGAGAGTTGTTGGAACATA TGGTTACATGTCTCCTGAATATGCTATGGATGGGATCTTTTCAGTAAAATCTGATGTTTTTAGTTTTGGGGTATTAGTGTTGGAGATCATTACTGGAAAAAAGAATAGAGGATTCTACTATGCAAATGCTGAACTGAATCTTCTAGGGCAT GCATGGAAGCAATGGAATGAAGGAAATGCATTGGAATTAATTGATTCGTCAATTGACAATTCATATTCATCATCTGAGGTTCTTAGATGCGTACAAGTGGGGCTCTTATGTGTGCAAGAGCGTGCAGAAGACAGGCCAACAATGTCTTCAGTGGTCTTGATGCTAAGTAGTGAAACTGCATCAATGCCGCAGCCCAAAAACCCTGGGTTTTGCCTGGGAAGGAATCCAATGGAAACTGATTCTTCTTCAAGTAAGCAAGATGAAACGTTCACTGTGAACCAAGTCACAGTCACAATGCTAAATGCCAGGTAG
- the LOC107626241 gene encoding receptor-like serine/threonine-protein kinase SD1-8 isoform X1 encodes MGRGRGRGVTTLLCFFLFCFSIFSPKPCISSDTLTKSQILRTNQTLLSPKGIFQLGFFSPTDDDSTSLYLAIWYNNILPRTVVWVANRDTPLQSSTGFLQIAETGTINIVNHSLKSIWSSNQTTQQPQNPVLKLLDSGNLVLRESNENDDPPKFLWQSFDYPTDTLLSGMKLGWNLDTNTEKHLTSWKFQDQDPSTGDYSFKMNFHGLPEIFLWNKDKITYRSGPWNGARFSGVPEMQPVTDSIKFTFHVDEHQVYYTFFIGNESLFSRLLVSSSGELQRLTWIESTQAWNKFWYAPKDQCDYYRECGAYGVCDANASPVCQCVKGFRPKNPQAWNLRDGSNGCVRKTELECESDGFLKMGNVKLPETTSVFVNRSMGIMECGEVCRRNCSCSGYANIEITGGGSGCVMWIGPLLDIRRYPSGGQDLYVRLAASDLADTESGDGSHNTAKVVGIIVGGAALILLALAICFLLWKKRKFPCMLERETVHRGSLERSQDLLMTEVVFSSNREQSSERKIDDLELPLFDFNTLTMATKNFSEENKLGQGGFGVVYKGRLMEGQEIAVKRLSKNSGQGVEEFKNEVKLIVKLQHRNLVRLLGCSIQMDEKMLVYEYLENRSLDGILFDKAKSSSLDWPRRFSIICGIARGLLYLHHDSRFKIIHRDLKASNILLDKEMNPKISDFGMARIFSTNQTEANTMRVVGTYGYMSPEYAMDGIFSVKSDVFSFGVLVLEIITGKKNRGFYYANAELNLLGHAWKQWNEGNALELIDSSIDNSYSSSEVLRCVQVGLLCVQERAEDRPTMSSVVLMLSSETASMPQPKNPGFCLGRNPMETDSSSSKQDETFTVNQVTVTMLNAR; translated from the exons atgggaagaggaagaggaagaggtgtCACTACTCTCCTCTGTTTCTTCCTTTTTTGCTTCTCCATTTTTTCCCCAAAACCTTGTATTTCTTCAGATACCTTAAcaaaatcccaaatcctaagaaCAAACCAAACCCTCTTGTCCCCAAAGGGAATCTTCCAACTAGGTTTCTTTTCCCCCACCGATGATGATTCCACCTCCTTGTACCTCGCCATATGGTACAACAACATTCTTCCTAGAACAGTGGTTTGGGTTGCAAACAGAGACACCCCACTTCAGAGTTCCACAGGGTTTCTCCAAATAGCTGAAACAGGAACCATCAACATAGTTAACCATTCCTTGAAATCCATATGGTCTTCAAATCAAACCACACAACAACCTCAAAACCCAGTTCTCAAGCTCTTAGATTCAGGGAACCTTGTTCTAAGAGAATCAAACGAGAACGACGACCCACCAAAGTTTCTATGGCAGAGCTTCGATTACCCTACGGATACTCTGTTATCGGGAATGAAATTGGGTTGGAACTTAGACACAAACACGGAGAAGCACCTAACTTCATGGAAGTTCCAAGACCAAGACCCTTCAACCGGAGATTACTCTTTCAAGATGAACTTCCATGGCCTCCCTGAGATTTTCCTCTGGAACAAGGACAAGATAACATATAGAAGTGGACCATGGAACGGTGCGAGATTCAGCGGCGTGCCAGAGATGCAACCCGTAACGGATTCAATCAAATTCACGTTCCACGTTGATGAGCACCAAGTGTACTACACATTCTTCATCGGGAACGAATCGTTGTTCTCGAGACTGTTGGTGAGTTCTTCCGGAGAACTTCAGAGGCTGACTTGGATAGAGAGCACGCAGGCATGGAACAAATTCTGGTACGCACCCAAGGACCAATGCGATTATTACAGAGAGTGTGGGGCGTACGGCGTGTGCGACGCAAATGCATCGCCGGTTTGCCAGTGTGTGAAGGGGTTCAGACCGAAGAACCCGCAGGCATGGAACCTTCGGGATGGGTCGAATGGGTGTGTGAGGAAGACGGAATTGGAGTGTGAGAGTGACGGGTTCTTGAAGATGGGGAATGTGAAGCTGCCAGAGACGACGTCAGTGTTTGTGAATCGGAGCATGGGGATCATGGAATGCGGAGAAGTGTGCCGTCGGAACTGTTCATGTAGTGGTTATGCGAATATAGAGATCACCGGTGGGGGCAGCGGATGTGTCATGTGGATTGGCCCCCTCTTAGATATCAGGCGCTATCCTTCCGGTGGTCAGGATCTCTATGTCAGGTTAGCAGCTTCTGATTTGG CTGACACAGAATCTGGAGATGGTTCTCACAACACAGCTAAGGTTGTTGGCATTATAGTTGGCGGTGCAGCTCTTATACTTTTGGCACTGGCTATCTGTTTCTTGTTATGGAAGAAAAGGAAATTCCCATGCATGTTGGAGAGGGAGACAGTGCACAGAG GTTCTCTGGAAAGGAGTCAGGATTTGTTGATGACTGAAGTAGTCTTTTCAAGCAACAGAGAACAGTCTAGTGAAAGGAAAATTGATGACTTAGAGttgccattgtttgattttaataCCTTAACAATGGCTACAAAGAACTTCTCTGAAGAGAATAAACTTGGACAAGGAGGATTTGGTGTTGTTTACAAA GGCAGGTTGATGGAAGGCCAGGAAATCGCTGTGAAGAGGCTATCAAAAAATTCTGGTCAAGGAGTTGAAGAGTTTAAGAATGAGGTCAAACTGATTGTCAAACTTCAACACCGGAATCTTGTTCGGCTGCTTGGTTGCAGCATTCAAATGGATGAAAAGATGCTTGTGTATGAGTACTTGGAAAATAGAAGCCTTGATGGGATTTTATTTG ACAAGGCAAAAAGCTCCTCATTGGATTGGCCAAGGCGCTTCAGCATTATTTGTGGTATTGCTAGAGGACTTCTTTATTTGCACCATGATTCCAGATTTAAGATTATCCATAGAGATCTCAAGGCAAGCAACATTCTACTTGACAAAGAAATGAATCCAAAAATATCAGATTTTGGGATGGCTAGAATTTTTAGCACAAATCAAACAGAAGCTAATACAATGAGAGTTGTTGGAACATA TGGTTACATGTCTCCTGAATATGCTATGGATGGGATCTTTTCAGTAAAATCTGATGTTTTTAGTTTTGGGGTATTAGTGTTGGAGATCATTACTGGAAAAAAGAATAGAGGATTCTACTATGCAAATGCTGAACTGAATCTTCTAGGGCAT GCATGGAAGCAATGGAATGAAGGAAATGCATTGGAATTAATTGATTCGTCAATTGACAATTCATATTCATCATCTGAGGTTCTTAGATGCGTACAAGTGGGGCTCTTATGTGTGCAAGAGCGTGCAGAAGACAGGCCAACAATGTCTTCAGTGGTCTTGATGCTAAGTAGTGAAACTGCATCAATGCCGCAGCCCAAAAACCCTGGGTTTTGCCTGGGAAGGAATCCAATGGAAACTGATTCTTCTTCAAGTAAGCAAGATGAAACGTTCACTGTGAACCAAGTCACAGTCACAATGCTAAATGCCAGGTAG
- the LOC107626241 gene encoding receptor-like serine/threonine-protein kinase SD1-8 isoform X4, translating into MSESGDGSHNTAKVVGIIVGGAALILLALAICFLLWKKRKFPCMLERETVHRGSLERSQDLLMTEVVFSSNREQSSERKIDDLELPLFDFNTLTMATKNFSEENKLGQGGFGVVYKGRLMEGQEIAVKRLSKNSGQGVEEFKNEVKLIVKLQHRNLVRLLGCSIQMDEKMLVYEYLENRSLDGILFDKAKSSSLDWPRRFSIICGIARGLLYLHHDSRFKIIHRDLKASNILLDKEMNPKISDFGMARIFSTNQTEANTMRVVGTYGYMSPEYAMDGIFSVKSDVFSFGVLVLEIITGKKNRGFYYANAELNLLGHAWKQWNEGNALELIDSSIDNSYSSSEVLRCVQVGLLCVQERAEDRPTMSSVVLMLSSETASMPQPKNPGFCLGRNPMETDSSSSKQDETFTVNQVTVTMLNAR; encoded by the exons ATGTCAG AATCTGGAGATGGTTCTCACAACACAGCTAAGGTTGTTGGCATTATAGTTGGCGGTGCAGCTCTTATACTTTTGGCACTGGCTATCTGTTTCTTGTTATGGAAGAAAAGGAAATTCCCATGCATGTTGGAGAGGGAGACAGTGCACAGAG GTTCTCTGGAAAGGAGTCAGGATTTGTTGATGACTGAAGTAGTCTTTTCAAGCAACAGAGAACAGTCTAGTGAAAGGAAAATTGATGACTTAGAGttgccattgtttgattttaataCCTTAACAATGGCTACAAAGAACTTCTCTGAAGAGAATAAACTTGGACAAGGAGGATTTGGTGTTGTTTACAAA GGCAGGTTGATGGAAGGCCAGGAAATCGCTGTGAAGAGGCTATCAAAAAATTCTGGTCAAGGAGTTGAAGAGTTTAAGAATGAGGTCAAACTGATTGTCAAACTTCAACACCGGAATCTTGTTCGGCTGCTTGGTTGCAGCATTCAAATGGATGAAAAGATGCTTGTGTATGAGTACTTGGAAAATAGAAGCCTTGATGGGATTTTATTTG ACAAGGCAAAAAGCTCCTCATTGGATTGGCCAAGGCGCTTCAGCATTATTTGTGGTATTGCTAGAGGACTTCTTTATTTGCACCATGATTCCAGATTTAAGATTATCCATAGAGATCTCAAGGCAAGCAACATTCTACTTGACAAAGAAATGAATCCAAAAATATCAGATTTTGGGATGGCTAGAATTTTTAGCACAAATCAAACAGAAGCTAATACAATGAGAGTTGTTGGAACATA TGGTTACATGTCTCCTGAATATGCTATGGATGGGATCTTTTCAGTAAAATCTGATGTTTTTAGTTTTGGGGTATTAGTGTTGGAGATCATTACTGGAAAAAAGAATAGAGGATTCTACTATGCAAATGCTGAACTGAATCTTCTAGGGCAT GCATGGAAGCAATGGAATGAAGGAAATGCATTGGAATTAATTGATTCGTCAATTGACAATTCATATTCATCATCTGAGGTTCTTAGATGCGTACAAGTGGGGCTCTTATGTGTGCAAGAGCGTGCAGAAGACAGGCCAACAATGTCTTCAGTGGTCTTGATGCTAAGTAGTGAAACTGCATCAATGCCGCAGCCCAAAAACCCTGGGTTTTGCCTGGGAAGGAATCCAATGGAAACTGATTCTTCTTCAAGTAAGCAAGATGAAACGTTCACTGTGAACCAAGTCACAGTCACAATGCTAAATGCCAGGTAG
- the LOC107626241 gene encoding receptor-like serine/threonine-protein kinase SD1-8 isoform X3: MSADTESGDGSHNTAKVVGIIVGGAALILLALAICFLLWKKRKFPCMLERETVHRGSLERSQDLLMTEVVFSSNREQSSERKIDDLELPLFDFNTLTMATKNFSEENKLGQGGFGVVYKGRLMEGQEIAVKRLSKNSGQGVEEFKNEVKLIVKLQHRNLVRLLGCSIQMDEKMLVYEYLENRSLDGILFDKAKSSSLDWPRRFSIICGIARGLLYLHHDSRFKIIHRDLKASNILLDKEMNPKISDFGMARIFSTNQTEANTMRVVGTYGYMSPEYAMDGIFSVKSDVFSFGVLVLEIITGKKNRGFYYANAELNLLGHAWKQWNEGNALELIDSSIDNSYSSSEVLRCVQVGLLCVQERAEDRPTMSSVVLMLSSETASMPQPKNPGFCLGRNPMETDSSSSKQDETFTVNQVTVTMLNAR; the protein is encoded by the exons ATGTCAG CTGACACAGAATCTGGAGATGGTTCTCACAACACAGCTAAGGTTGTTGGCATTATAGTTGGCGGTGCAGCTCTTATACTTTTGGCACTGGCTATCTGTTTCTTGTTATGGAAGAAAAGGAAATTCCCATGCATGTTGGAGAGGGAGACAGTGCACAGAG GTTCTCTGGAAAGGAGTCAGGATTTGTTGATGACTGAAGTAGTCTTTTCAAGCAACAGAGAACAGTCTAGTGAAAGGAAAATTGATGACTTAGAGttgccattgtttgattttaataCCTTAACAATGGCTACAAAGAACTTCTCTGAAGAGAATAAACTTGGACAAGGAGGATTTGGTGTTGTTTACAAA GGCAGGTTGATGGAAGGCCAGGAAATCGCTGTGAAGAGGCTATCAAAAAATTCTGGTCAAGGAGTTGAAGAGTTTAAGAATGAGGTCAAACTGATTGTCAAACTTCAACACCGGAATCTTGTTCGGCTGCTTGGTTGCAGCATTCAAATGGATGAAAAGATGCTTGTGTATGAGTACTTGGAAAATAGAAGCCTTGATGGGATTTTATTTG ACAAGGCAAAAAGCTCCTCATTGGATTGGCCAAGGCGCTTCAGCATTATTTGTGGTATTGCTAGAGGACTTCTTTATTTGCACCATGATTCCAGATTTAAGATTATCCATAGAGATCTCAAGGCAAGCAACATTCTACTTGACAAAGAAATGAATCCAAAAATATCAGATTTTGGGATGGCTAGAATTTTTAGCACAAATCAAACAGAAGCTAATACAATGAGAGTTGTTGGAACATA TGGTTACATGTCTCCTGAATATGCTATGGATGGGATCTTTTCAGTAAAATCTGATGTTTTTAGTTTTGGGGTATTAGTGTTGGAGATCATTACTGGAAAAAAGAATAGAGGATTCTACTATGCAAATGCTGAACTGAATCTTCTAGGGCAT GCATGGAAGCAATGGAATGAAGGAAATGCATTGGAATTAATTGATTCGTCAATTGACAATTCATATTCATCATCTGAGGTTCTTAGATGCGTACAAGTGGGGCTCTTATGTGTGCAAGAGCGTGCAGAAGACAGGCCAACAATGTCTTCAGTGGTCTTGATGCTAAGTAGTGAAACTGCATCAATGCCGCAGCCCAAAAACCCTGGGTTTTGCCTGGGAAGGAATCCAATGGAAACTGATTCTTCTTCAAGTAAGCAAGATGAAACGTTCACTGTGAACCAAGTCACAGTCACAATGCTAAATGCCAGGTAG